In one Umezawaea sp. Da 62-37 genomic region, the following are encoded:
- a CDS encoding DNA polymerase IV has product MGRSANLPRGLVERFVARDGRWPDDTGCPMLHVDMDAFYAAVEIRERPELRHKPVVVGGVGNRGVVSSANYIAREFGVRSAMPTAHARRLAPHAVFLPPSFGLYQETSRGVMAIFRDISPLVEPLSLDEAFIDVSGALRRMGATSGAIAALIRTQVEQAYGITCSVGVAPTKFLAKLASGMCKPDGFMVVPKVSVLDFLHPLPVSALWGVGKRTAEQLDRVGLETVGDIAATSLPRLRKVLGVALAEHLHALAQGHDDRPVVPESKEKSIGAEETFEVDHFDRDLLKRELLRLSERSASQLRAKGLRSRTVSIKVRFSDFSTITRSRTLRVPTDLTHEVYATACTLLDDHVPEGAVRLIGVRLEQLVEDESGEQLMFDAPERGWREAEQAADQARSKFGLGAVQPASLLGAQPRRSGVTEPKPDR; this is encoded by the coding sequence TTGGGGCGGAGCGCGAACCTGCCGCGCGGCCTGGTCGAGCGCTTCGTCGCGCGGGACGGGCGGTGGCCGGACGACACCGGGTGCCCGATGCTGCACGTCGACATGGACGCGTTCTACGCGGCCGTGGAGATCAGGGAGCGTCCTGAGCTGCGGCACAAGCCCGTGGTGGTCGGCGGCGTCGGCAACCGCGGAGTCGTCTCGTCGGCGAACTACATCGCCCGCGAGTTCGGCGTGCGGTCGGCGATGCCGACGGCGCACGCCCGCAGGCTCGCGCCGCACGCGGTGTTCCTGCCGCCCAGCTTCGGGCTGTACCAGGAGACCTCGCGCGGGGTGATGGCGATCTTCCGCGACATCTCGCCGCTGGTCGAGCCGCTCAGCCTGGACGAGGCGTTCATCGACGTCAGCGGCGCGCTCCGGCGGATGGGCGCGACGTCGGGGGCGATCGCCGCGTTGATCAGGACGCAGGTCGAACAGGCGTACGGCATCACCTGCTCGGTGGGGGTGGCGCCGACGAAGTTCCTGGCGAAGCTCGCGTCCGGCATGTGCAAGCCGGACGGGTTCATGGTCGTGCCGAAGGTGTCGGTGCTCGACTTCCTGCACCCGCTGCCGGTGTCCGCGCTGTGGGGCGTGGGCAAGCGGACCGCCGAGCAGCTCGACCGGGTAGGGCTGGAGACGGTCGGTGACATCGCCGCGACCTCGTTGCCGAGGCTGCGCAAGGTCCTCGGCGTCGCGCTGGCCGAACACCTGCACGCCCTGGCGCAGGGCCACGACGACCGGCCCGTGGTGCCGGAGTCGAAGGAGAAGTCCATCGGCGCCGAGGAGACGTTCGAGGTCGACCACTTCGACCGCGACCTGCTCAAGCGGGAGCTGCTGAGGCTGTCCGAGCGGTCCGCGAGCCAGCTGCGCGCCAAGGGGCTGCGCAGCCGGACGGTGTCGATCAAGGTGCGGTTCTCGGACTTCTCCACGATCACCAGGTCCCGCACGCTGCGCGTGCCGACGGACCTCACGCACGAGGTGTACGCGACGGCGTGCACGCTGCTCGACGACCACGTGCCCGAAGGAGCCGTGCGGCTCATCGGGGTGCGGCTGGAGCAGCTCGTGGAGGACGAGAGCGGCGAGCAGTTGATGTTCGACGCCCCCGAACGCGGGTGGCGCGAAGCCGAGCAGGCGGCTGACCAGGCCCGGTCGAAGTTCGGCCTCGGCGCCGTCCAGCCCGCCTCGCTGCTGGGGGCCCAACCCCGCCGTTCCGGCGTGACCGAGCCGAAACCGGACCGCTGA
- a CDS encoding Crp/Fnr family transcriptional regulator yields MESEVARFWGLLEPAGHALLESAGNVRGYETGAVICHQGEPSQHVFVVRSGLFRVTATSSSGNEKVLAVRGPGDIVGERSAVDGLPRSATVRALGQASALVVQPLRFTELCKRQPHIAWAVLTVVVSRQRDADRQRIQFSGTATQRVAAVLLDVALHRGVGSAGAVALSQEELASTAGTSRESLVRVLRLLREQGIVSTGRRRIDILAPDRLYELVG; encoded by the coding sequence ATGGAATCCGAGGTGGCGCGCTTCTGGGGACTGCTCGAACCCGCCGGGCACGCGTTGCTGGAGTCCGCGGGCAACGTCCGGGGGTACGAGACCGGTGCCGTGATCTGCCACCAGGGCGAGCCGTCGCAGCACGTCTTCGTCGTGCGCAGCGGGCTGTTCCGGGTCACCGCCACGTCGTCGAGCGGGAACGAGAAGGTGCTGGCGGTGCGCGGGCCGGGCGACATCGTGGGGGAGCGGTCCGCGGTGGACGGACTGCCGCGCTCGGCGACCGTGCGCGCACTGGGGCAGGCGTCCGCGCTGGTCGTGCAGCCGCTGCGGTTCACCGAGCTGTGCAAGCGGCAGCCGCACATCGCCTGGGCCGTGCTGACCGTCGTGGTGTCGCGGCAGCGCGACGCCGACCGGCAGCGGATCCAGTTCAGCGGCACCGCAACCCAGCGCGTGGCCGCCGTGCTGCTCGACGTGGCACTGCACCGCGGGGTCGGGTCCGCGGGCGCGGTCGCGTTGAGCCAGGAGGAGTTGGCCAGCACCGCGGGCACGTCCCGCGAATCGCTCGTCCGGGTCCTGCGGCTGCTGCGCGAGCAGGGCATCGTGAGCACGGGCAGGCGGCGCATCGACATCCTCGCGCCCGACCGCCTCTACGAACTGGTCGGCTGA
- a CDS encoding DUF3488 and transglutaminase-like domain-containing protein, with product MAGRAVESGNWTTSVTPAVAALAVVCSATALSGVVSGGLWIFYVLVAVAVVSGTGLVLRAFRLPAPLVGIGQIFTLVCLLVTIFTRTGVLVALPGPQSLEDLWTVLGNSITEVQTGIPPVSDSPAMRCLIMLAIGLVAVLVDTLAVGAAAPAASGLVLLCVFAVPASLADEMLPLWTFVLGAAAFALLLVVDGQHRHEAWRGRMSGGGGSSSGGAATAVAGMAVVIALFAGATFTLIGTVGRLPGAGNAVGGGADGLGLKPLTELRGMLNQGETKELFHVRGLPESAYLRAMTLQQYDPANGEWSVGGALSEGSPARGDLPPQPGDPGGGETTRVDIDPVGWNDVWLPTYGKPRKISNTDDTWRWDSTRGMVYTPRKHKADPYTLETVLANPSADDLRRANGSAEGVDPVYFKVDGIDPSIGQLADQITRGTSSKFDKATAIYKYFTDGTQGFKYSTKTEGDTNADALVDFVFNGKTGYCQQYSAAMAVMARTVGLPARVALGFTSGYKTDDYKTITSLDAHAWVEIYFAGYGWTTFDPTPLTDGRGVVPSYISGTGTDGEAQLPDEGDTTTTTAPAETTTSSSSAADLNAQALADATPIDATPRWHWITLIVASALAALLTALLLLMQNGTPFLAPLSKQPWARPATAAAAAVCWAFTIVLAIALFSWWLAVPLFLIGIAAAPYGIRAVRRRNRLHSIAALGAHAANAAWEELLAESVDRGTRIPATETVRVAARRMARAHNLDEQGRDGLRSVVGAIERSWYSGHPEADPQLPQAVDDVRRSLNRNAPLALRARVLPRSVLQPTAPEELED from the coding sequence ATGGCGGGGCGAGCGGTCGAGTCGGGCAACTGGACGACGTCGGTGACACCGGCCGTCGCCGCTCTTGCGGTGGTGTGCTCGGCGACGGCGCTCTCGGGCGTCGTGTCGGGCGGGCTGTGGATCTTCTACGTGCTGGTCGCGGTCGCCGTGGTCAGCGGCACCGGGCTGGTGCTGCGCGCGTTCCGGCTGCCCGCGCCCCTGGTCGGCATCGGGCAGATCTTCACGCTCGTCTGCCTGCTGGTCACGATCTTCACCCGCACCGGCGTGCTGGTCGCGCTGCCCGGCCCCCAGTCCCTCGAGGATCTGTGGACCGTGCTGGGCAACTCGATCACCGAGGTGCAGACGGGCATCCCGCCGGTCTCGGACAGCCCCGCGATGCGCTGCCTGATCATGCTCGCCATCGGCCTGGTCGCGGTCCTCGTCGACACGCTCGCCGTCGGTGCCGCCGCGCCCGCCGCGTCCGGCCTCGTGCTGCTGTGCGTGTTCGCGGTCCCCGCGTCGCTGGCCGACGAGATGCTGCCGCTGTGGACGTTCGTGCTGGGCGCGGCCGCGTTCGCGCTGCTCCTGGTCGTCGACGGCCAGCACCGGCACGAGGCGTGGCGCGGGCGGATGAGCGGCGGCGGGGGCAGCAGCTCCGGCGGCGCCGCGACCGCCGTGGCGGGCATGGCCGTGGTGATCGCCCTGTTCGCCGGGGCCACGTTCACCCTGATCGGCACGGTCGGCAGGCTGCCCGGCGCGGGCAACGCCGTCGGCGGTGGCGCGGACGGCCTCGGCCTCAAGCCGTTGACCGAGCTGCGCGGGATGCTCAACCAGGGCGAGACCAAGGAGCTGTTCCACGTCCGCGGCCTGCCCGAGTCGGCGTACCTGCGGGCGATGACGCTCCAGCAGTACGACCCCGCCAACGGCGAGTGGTCCGTCGGCGGCGCCCTGTCCGAGGGCAGCCCCGCCCGCGGCGACCTGCCCCCGCAGCCCGGCGACCCCGGCGGCGGCGAGACCACCCGCGTCGACATCGACCCGGTCGGCTGGAACGACGTGTGGCTGCCCACCTACGGCAAGCCGCGCAAGATCAGCAACACCGACGACACCTGGCGCTGGGACTCCACGCGCGGCATGGTCTACACCCCGCGCAAGCACAAGGCCGACCCGTACACGCTGGAGACCGTGCTGGCCAACCCGTCGGCCGACGACCTGCGCCGCGCCAACGGCAGCGCCGAGGGCGTCGACCCGGTGTACTTCAAGGTCGACGGCATCGACCCGAGCATCGGCCAGCTCGCCGACCAGATCACGCGGGGCACCAGCAGCAAGTTCGACAAGGCCACCGCGATCTACAAGTACTTCACCGACGGCACGCAGGGCTTCAAGTACTCGACCAAGACCGAGGGCGACACGAACGCCGACGCGCTCGTCGACTTCGTGTTCAACGGCAAGACCGGCTACTGCCAGCAGTACTCCGCCGCCATGGCCGTCATGGCCCGCACCGTCGGTCTGCCGGCGCGCGTCGCCCTCGGCTTCACCAGCGGGTACAAGACCGACGACTACAAGACGATCACCAGCCTGGACGCCCACGCGTGGGTGGAGATCTACTTCGCGGGCTACGGCTGGACCACCTTCGACCCCACCCCGCTGACCGACGGCCGCGGCGTCGTCCCGTCCTACATCAGCGGCACCGGCACCGACGGCGAAGCCCAGCTCCCCGACGAGGGCGACACCACGACCACCACCGCCCCCGCGGAGACCACCACCTCCAGCTCCTCCGCCGCCGACCTCAACGCCCAGGCCCTGGCCGACGCCACCCCGATCGACGCCACCCCGCGGTGGCACTGGATCACCCTCATCGTCGCCTCCGCCCTCGCCGCACTCCTGACCGCGCTGCTGCTCCTCATGCAGAACGGCACCCCGTTCCTGGCCCCCTTGTCCAAACAACCCTGGGCCCGCCCTGCCACGGCCGCGGCCGCCGCCGTCTGCTGGGCGTTCACCATCGTGCTCGCCATCGCCCTGTTCTCCTGGTGGCTGGCCGTGCCCCTGTTCCTGATCGGCATCGCCGCAGCACCGTACGGAATCCGCGCGGTCCGCCGCCGCAACCGCCTGCACTCCATCGCCGCCCTCGGCGCCCACGCCGCCAACGCCGCCTGGGAAGAACTCCTCGCCGAATCCGTCGACCGCGGCACCCGCATCCCAGCCACCGAAACCGTCCGCGTAGCCGCCCGCCGCATGGCCCGCGCCCATAACCTCGACGAACAGGGCAGGGACGGCCTCCGCTCGGTCGTCGGCGCCATCGAACGCAGCTGGTACAGCGGCCACCCGGAAGCCGACCCGCAACTGCCGCAGGCAGTGGACGACGTCCGCCGAAGCCTGAACCGCAACGCCCCACTGGCACTACGCGCCAGGGTGCTACCCCGGTCTGTGCTGCAACCAACAGCTCCGGAAGAGCTAGAGGACTAA
- a CDS encoding AAA family ATPase, which translates to MTPSTQPAALPDRTFGQGAQAVNAAVSGAAHPSSTRPDDVLGELHTAVQRIAANVEKVLVGKPDVVRVSLVALLAEGHLLVEDVPGVGKTSLAKALARSIDCTVSRIQFTPDLLPSDITGSSIYNRQGNEFEFRPGPVFANIVVGDEINRASPKTQSALLECMEEHQVTVDGKTYPLGAPFMVIATQNPIEMEGTYALPEAQRDRFTARVSIGYPDPAAELAMVDEHAGNNPMDDLRPVSDAAQILKLVQTVRRVHLSQEIRKYAVEMVSATRRLTELRLGASPRSTLHLVRAARAQAALAGRDFVVPDDIHAVAVPVLAHRLVLTAEAQAARRSPADLVRALIQRVPVPQSTPNGQYNQQAGTIR; encoded by the coding sequence GTGACCCCGAGTACCCAGCCAGCAGCACTACCGGACCGCACGTTCGGGCAGGGCGCGCAGGCCGTGAACGCCGCGGTGTCCGGCGCCGCCCACCCCTCCAGCACACGACCTGACGACGTGCTGGGCGAACTGCACACGGCGGTCCAGCGGATCGCCGCCAACGTGGAGAAGGTCCTCGTCGGCAAGCCGGACGTCGTCCGGGTCTCCCTGGTCGCCCTGCTCGCCGAGGGCCACCTGCTCGTGGAGGACGTGCCGGGCGTCGGCAAGACGTCGCTGGCCAAGGCGCTCGCCCGGTCGATCGACTGCACGGTCAGCCGCATCCAGTTCACCCCGGACCTGCTGCCCAGCGACATCACCGGCTCGTCGATCTACAACCGGCAGGGCAACGAGTTCGAGTTCCGGCCCGGCCCGGTGTTCGCGAACATCGTGGTCGGCGACGAGATCAACCGCGCCTCCCCCAAGACCCAGTCCGCGCTGCTGGAGTGCATGGAGGAGCACCAGGTCACCGTCGACGGCAAGACCTACCCCCTCGGTGCGCCGTTCATGGTGATCGCCACCCAGAACCCGATCGAGATGGAGGGCACCTACGCCCTCCCGGAGGCCCAGCGCGACCGGTTCACCGCGCGCGTCTCCATCGGGTACCCGGACCCGGCCGCCGAGCTGGCCATGGTCGACGAGCACGCGGGCAACAACCCGATGGACGACCTGCGCCCGGTGTCCGACGCCGCGCAGATCCTGAAGCTGGTGCAGACGGTCCGCCGGGTGCACCTGTCGCAGGAGATCCGCAAGTACGCCGTCGAGATGGTGTCGGCCACCCGCAGGCTCACCGAGCTGCGGCTGGGCGCCTCGCCGCGGTCCACGCTGCACCTGGTCCGCGCCGCTCGCGCGCAGGCCGCGCTGGCGGGCCGCGACTTCGTCGTCCCGGACGACATCCACGCCGTCGCGGTGCCCGTGCTGGCCCACCGGCTGGTGCTCACCGCCGAGGCGCAGGCGGCCCGGCGCTCGCCCGCCGACCTCGTCCGCGCGCTGATCCAGCGGGTTCCCGTGCCGCAGTCGACGCCGAACGGCCAGTACAACCAGCAGGCGGGAACGATCCGCTGA
- a CDS encoding sigma-70 family RNA polymerase sigma factor, producing the protein MSARPDDLSGVVTLAMAGNRQAVERLLTSIRPLVVRYCRARIGRQERSFASADDVAQEVCVGVLTALPTYRDQGRPFLAFVYGIAAHKVADAHRASARNRSEPVSDVPDAPETEAGPELLAMRGELSREMATLLKVLPDKQREILLLRIVVGLSAEETAQAIGSTPGAVRVAQHRALTKLRKTMSPDQMR; encoded by the coding sequence CTGTCCGCCCGCCCGGACGACCTCTCGGGGGTGGTCACCCTGGCCATGGCAGGCAACCGACAGGCGGTCGAGCGACTGCTGACGTCGATCCGCCCGCTGGTGGTCCGGTACTGCCGGGCCAGGATCGGGCGGCAGGAGCGCTCGTTCGCCTCGGCGGACGACGTGGCCCAGGAGGTCTGCGTGGGCGTGCTGACCGCGCTGCCCACCTACCGCGACCAGGGGCGCCCGTTCCTGGCGTTCGTGTACGGCATCGCCGCGCACAAGGTCGCCGACGCCCACCGCGCCTCGGCCCGGAACCGCTCCGAACCGGTGTCCGACGTTCCGGACGCCCCGGAAACCGAGGCGGGTCCGGAACTGCTGGCCATGCGCGGCGAGCTTTCCCGTGAAATGGCCACCCTCCTGAAGGTGCTGCCGGACAAGCAGCGGGAAATCCTCCTGCTGCGGATCGTCGTGGGCCTTTCCGCGGAGGAGACCGCGCAGGCGATCGGTTCCACTCCTGGCGCGGTCAGGGTCGCCCAGCACCGCGCGCTGACGAAACTGCGGAAGACCATGTCTCCCGACCAGATGAGGTGA
- a CDS encoding DUF58 domain-containing protein: MRGALSGLTTRGRCLLAAGFAAGLCALVLNERDLLRVSAFVVALPLLAAWLATRARIGLHAARFLHPSRVPVGSATEVRVELRSTGRLPTGGLLLEDSVPYALGSRPRFVVERLPRSTATALRYPLKPVMRGIQQVGPLMARVTDPFGLVEYDRELAGRSRLVVVPRVTSLNGLPSGSGMGAGDDGSIRLRSGQGEDDAIVREYRHGDDLRKVHWRSTARRDQLMVRVEERPWRGGTTVLLDHRLTAHRGSGPSASLEWAVSLTASVCLHLHRFGHQVKLVAEDGRVLAGGSGDGGHSDAVVLDSLAALQPSHRRELAAGIDPGAGQEVIAVLGACTPAVIDGLVRYRPRGMRSLAVLLDVSEWAGPTEDPAPDVEEAQRLLHIAGWGVSIAKPASPMNQVWQELCHSAGNRGPVVRTEVG; encoded by the coding sequence ATGCGAGGAGCACTTTCCGGCCTGACGACCCGCGGCCGCTGCCTGCTCGCCGCGGGCTTCGCGGCCGGGCTGTGCGCCCTGGTCCTGAACGAGCGCGACCTGCTGCGCGTGTCGGCGTTCGTGGTCGCGCTGCCGCTGCTGGCCGCGTGGCTCGCGACCAGGGCCAGGATCGGCCTGCACGCGGCCCGCTTCCTGCACCCCAGCCGCGTCCCGGTCGGCTCCGCCACCGAGGTGCGCGTCGAGCTGCGCAGCACCGGCAGGCTGCCCACCGGCGGGCTGCTGCTGGAGGACAGCGTCCCGTACGCGCTCGGCAGCAGGCCCCGCTTCGTGGTGGAACGGCTGCCGCGCAGCACCGCCACCGCCCTGCGCTACCCCCTCAAGCCCGTGATGCGCGGCATCCAGCAGGTGGGCCCGCTGATGGCGCGGGTCACCGACCCGTTCGGGCTCGTCGAGTACGACCGCGAGCTCGCTGGCCGCAGCAGGCTGGTCGTGGTGCCGAGGGTGACCTCGTTGAACGGCCTGCCCAGCGGCTCCGGCATGGGCGCGGGCGACGACGGCTCGATCCGGCTGCGCAGCGGCCAGGGCGAGGACGACGCGATCGTCCGCGAGTACCGGCACGGCGACGACCTGCGCAAGGTGCACTGGCGCTCGACCGCCCGCCGCGACCAGTTGATGGTGCGCGTCGAGGAGCGGCCGTGGCGCGGCGGCACGACCGTGCTGCTCGACCACCGGCTCACCGCGCACCGGGGCAGCGGCCCCAGCGCCAGCCTCGAGTGGGCCGTGTCGCTGACCGCCAGCGTCTGCCTGCACCTGCACCGCTTCGGCCACCAGGTCAAGCTGGTCGCCGAGGACGGCCGCGTCCTCGCGGGCGGCTCCGGCGACGGCGGCCACAGCGACGCTGTGGTGCTCGACTCGCTGGCCGCGCTGCAACCCTCGCACCGCCGTGAGCTGGCCGCGGGCATCGACCCCGGCGCGGGCCAGGAGGTCATCGCCGTCCTCGGCGCGTGCACCCCGGCCGTCATCGACGGCCTGGTCCGCTACCGGCCCCGAGGTATGCGCAGCCTGGCCGTGCTGCTGGACGTCTCCGAGTGGGCGGGTCCGACCGAGGACCCGGCGCCGGACGTGGAGGAAGCGCAGCGGTTGCTGCACATCGCGGGCTGGGGCGTCTCCATCGCCAAGCCCGCGAGCCCGATGAACCAGGTCTGGCAAGAGCTGTGCCACAGCGCGGGCAACCGCGGCCCCGTGGTGCGCACGGAGGTGGGCTGA
- a CDS encoding DUF3040 domain-containing protein, producing the protein MPLSEHEQRLLDQIERALYAEDPKFASTVRGAKLRKPSRRRRIQGIALFAVGVALLVTGVMLPKLAGIPVVSVVGFLLMFFGVLLTLTTLRRGDQGAEESDQEGSRPSRSRSSFSQKMEERFRRRFEDE; encoded by the coding sequence ATGCCACTCTCCGAGCACGAGCAGCGACTGCTCGACCAGATCGAGCGCGCGCTCTACGCCGAGGACCCGAAGTTCGCTTCTACTGTGCGCGGCGCCAAGCTGCGCAAGCCGTCCCGACGGCGTCGTATCCAGGGCATCGCTTTGTTCGCCGTGGGTGTGGCGTTGCTGGTCACGGGTGTGATGTTGCCGAAGCTCGCTGGTATCCCGGTGGTGAGCGTGGTCGGCTTCCTGCTGATGTTCTTCGGCGTGTTGCTCACCCTGACGACCCTTCGTCGCGGTGATCAAGGTGCCGAGGAGTCGGATCAGGAAGGCAGTCGACCCAGCCGCAGCCGCAGCTCGTTCTCACAAAAGATGGAAGAACGTTTCCGTCGACGCTTCGAGGACGAGTAG